A window of the Lysinibacillus irui genome harbors these coding sequences:
- a CDS encoding response regulator transcription factor — protein sequence MQGFRILIVEDDAMIGDLLQKIVQREGYEAVWKTDGKDVMALIQQVDLVIMDIMLPGEDGYQISKTIKRLGLNIPIIFLSARNDIESKLEGLTVGEDYMTKPFDPRELLLRMKKMLTQHYGTFTHIQHLFIDGERRKVFYQSLHEEIALTAIERKIFFYLFDHRDRVLTKDHFFDYLWPLDERNHNLLNVHIKKIRTKLHDPAGTILQNIYGEGYRLNTYIKK from the coding sequence ATGCAAGGATTTAGGATTTTAATTGTGGAAGACGATGCGATGATTGGTGATTTACTACAAAAAATAGTGCAGCGTGAGGGCTATGAAGCTGTCTGGAAAACAGATGGCAAAGATGTAATGGCGCTGATTCAGCAAGTAGATTTAGTCATTATGGATATTATGCTGCCAGGAGAGGATGGCTATCAAATAAGCAAAACTATTAAACGATTAGGCTTAAACATTCCTATCATTTTTCTCTCGGCACGGAATGATATTGAAAGTAAGCTAGAGGGCTTAACGGTTGGAGAGGATTATATGACAAAGCCGTTTGACCCAAGAGAGCTTTTGCTAAGGATGAAAAAAATGCTGACTCAGCATTATGGTACATTTACACATATTCAGCATTTATTTATTGATGGGGAACGGCGGAAAGTGTTTTATCAGAGTCTCCATGAGGAGATCGCCTTGACAGCAATTGAGCGCAAAATTTTCTTTTATTTATTTGATCACCGCGATAGAGTATTAACAAAGGACCATTTTTTCGACTATTTGTGGCCACTAGATGAACGCAATCATAATCTTCTCAATGTCCATATTAAAAAAATACGAACAAAGCTACACGATCCAGCAGGTACTATCTTACAAAATATTTATGGGGAAGGGTATCGGCTGAATACCTACATCAAAAAATGA
- a CDS encoding sensor histidine kinase, with the protein MTLKNKYRTLLFLAIVSVPLVILGISVTMSILYDKAFKMKNDGTPFHESFAYPLMLFAFVISFALLALLFSTSIHSLLKKITMLNNTIRELASNERIPETLAVTSEDEIGQLIQSVNLLIERTTYRELELAQQQELQKELLQKLRHDIHTPLTAIRLQLFYLEDQLQEQPKLVESLTEQIHYITNLTNEFQLQSFDTSENAYVMQEEVQLAQLLTTMIKKWRYLYRMQNIALHFHPEDAHVIWISNELWLQRLFDNVFQNTLKHAQASKLEVIIKDGQVIMSDDGIGFTPNDAHDGLGLKIIQDIAKTLHIEAFLQSNKDGTTFRFTHE; encoded by the coding sequence ATGACCTTAAAAAACAAATACCGTACTTTATTATTTTTAGCAATTGTAAGTGTACCGTTGGTGATACTAGGTATTAGTGTGACAATGTCTATTCTTTACGATAAAGCTTTTAAAATGAAAAATGATGGGACTCCCTTTCATGAGTCATTTGCCTATCCGCTTATGCTATTTGCGTTTGTCATTTCTTTTGCCTTATTAGCTTTGTTGTTTTCAACATCGATACATTCCTTACTGAAAAAAATCACCATGCTCAACAACACAATCCGGGAGCTGGCAAGTAATGAGCGCATTCCAGAAACGTTAGCTGTCACAAGTGAAGATGAGATCGGCCAGCTGATTCAATCAGTTAATCTCCTAATTGAGCGTACAACATACCGAGAATTAGAGCTAGCACAACAGCAGGAGCTGCAAAAAGAGCTACTACAAAAATTACGACATGACATCCATACACCACTAACAGCTATTCGTTTGCAATTGTTTTATCTAGAAGATCAATTGCAGGAGCAGCCTAAATTGGTGGAATCGTTAACTGAACAAATTCACTATATAACAAATTTAACGAATGAATTTCAGCTTCAGTCCTTTGACACAAGCGAAAATGCCTATGTTATGCAGGAAGAAGTACAGCTTGCACAGCTATTAACAACGATGATAAAGAAATGGCGTTATTTATATCGCATGCAAAATATTGCCCTTCATTTTCATCCTGAAGATGCGCATGTAATCTGGATAAGCAATGAATTATGGCTCCAGCGTTTATTTGATAATGTTTTTCAAAATACGTTAAAGCATGCTCAAGCATCCAAGCTAGAGGTAATTATAAAAGATGGGCAAGTCATCATGTCTGATGATGGCATCGGCTTTACGCCTAACGATGCGCATGACGGACTTGGACTGAAAATCATTCAAGATATTGCCAAGACGTTACATATTGAAGCATTCTTACAATCAAACAAGGATGGTACTACCTTCCGCTTCACACACGAATAA